The Flaviramulus sp. BrNp1-15 genome has a window encoding:
- a CDS encoding glycoside hydrolase family 65 protein, with amino-acid sequence MNQDYIKPDNWSIIEEGFDANRVKSSESLFSIGNGAMGQRANFEERYSGPTFQGSYIAGVYYPDKTRVGWWKNGYPEYFAKVLNAPNWIGINVSVNGEQLDLFTCKDVEGFRRELNMKEGWLSRSFVATLQNNIKVEVKAKRFLCLDLDEVGVVNYEIKPLNSDAEIIFQPYLDSGITNEDTNWDDKFWDTLSVSHENNQAFIQAKTMKTDFYTCTFMESQVFIEGKSVLIEPIIQADSNYASFSYKQQVKQNETYTIHKYGGYTVDRNHDKNELVSVTKNVLETATKKGFNQLLENQKQAWETIWSMSDITIEGDVKAQQGIRFNIFHLNQTYLGKDSRLNIGPKGFTGEKYGGSTYWDTEAYCIPFYMSTKDQQVARSLLEYRYNHLEKAIENAEKLGFKNGAALYPMVTMNGEECHNEWEITFEEIHRNGAIAFAIYNYLRYTGDYSYVPEKGLEVLIGIARFWEQRATFSNDKNKYVILGVTGPNEYENNVNNNFYTNYIAKWCINYTLENIQKIMIEYPEDYMRIMSKTNLSDTELNAWKKVSENMYFPHSEKHNVYLQQDGFLDKELITVNNLDKSERPINQKWSWDRILRSPYIKQADVLQGFYFFEDHFTDEELERHFDFYEPFTVHESSLSPCVHSIQAAKLDRMEQAYTFYLRTSRLDIDDYNHEVHEGLHITSMAGTWMSIVEGFGGMRVKNNTLSFTPKIPKQWDAYSFKVNFRGQILKVNVSQNDTTFELSGNTELQIQVNNKSVTIKPNSLVKV; translated from the coding sequence ATGAATCAAGATTATATAAAGCCAGATAATTGGTCAATTATAGAAGAAGGATTTGATGCAAATCGTGTGAAATCATCCGAAAGTCTTTTTAGTATCGGTAATGGTGCTATGGGACAAAGGGCTAATTTTGAAGAACGTTATTCTGGGCCAACCTTTCAAGGTAGCTATATTGCCGGTGTTTACTATCCAGATAAAACCCGTGTTGGTTGGTGGAAAAATGGGTATCCAGAATATTTTGCTAAAGTATTAAATGCACCAAACTGGATTGGTATTAATGTATCTGTTAACGGTGAACAATTAGATTTGTTTACCTGTAAAGATGTTGAAGGTTTTAGAAGAGAACTTAACATGAAAGAAGGTTGGCTGTCAAGAAGTTTTGTAGCCACTCTTCAAAATAATATAAAAGTTGAAGTAAAAGCTAAACGTTTTTTATGTTTAGATTTAGATGAAGTAGGTGTTGTTAATTATGAGATTAAACCTCTAAATAGTGATGCAGAAATAATTTTTCAGCCCTATTTAGATTCTGGTATTACAAATGAAGATACCAATTGGGATGATAAATTCTGGGACACATTAAGTGTGAGTCATGAAAATAATCAAGCTTTTATTCAGGCTAAAACAATGAAAACAGATTTCTATACCTGTACGTTTATGGAATCTCAAGTTTTTATAGAAGGTAAGTCTGTTTTAATAGAGCCAATTATTCAAGCCGATTCAAACTATGCTTCCTTTAGTTATAAGCAACAGGTTAAACAAAATGAAACTTATACAATTCATAAGTATGGAGGCTATACTGTAGATAGAAATCATGACAAAAACGAATTGGTTTCTGTTACAAAAAATGTTTTAGAAACAGCTACAAAAAAAGGATTTAATCAACTATTAGAAAATCAAAAACAAGCTTGGGAAACTATCTGGAGCATGTCTGATATTACAATAGAAGGTGATGTAAAAGCACAACAAGGTATACGTTTTAATATCTTTCATTTAAACCAAACTTATTTAGGAAAAGACTCTAGATTAAATATTGGTCCAAAAGGATTTACTGGAGAAAAATATGGTGGAAGCACGTATTGGGATACTGAGGCTTATTGCATTCCTTTTTATATGTCAACTAAAGACCAACAAGTAGCCCGAAGTCTTTTAGAATATAGATATAACCATTTAGAAAAAGCTATTGAAAATGCTGAGAAGTTAGGTTTTAAAAACGGTGCAGCATTATACCCAATGGTTACTATGAATGGAGAAGAATGCCATAATGAGTGGGAAATCACTTTTGAAGAAATTCATAGAAACGGTGCTATTGCATTTGCTATTTATAACTATTTACGTTACACAGGAGATTATAGTTATGTTCCAGAAAAAGGATTAGAAGTACTTATTGGAATTGCGCGTTTTTGGGAACAGCGTGCTACATTTTCTAATGATAAAAACAAATATGTTATTCTTGGAGTTACAGGTCCAAATGAATATGAAAATAATGTAAACAATAATTTTTATACCAATTATATAGCAAAATGGTGTATTAATTATACGCTTGAGAATATTCAAAAAATAATGATTGAATATCCTGAAGATTACATGAGAATAATGAGTAAAACAAATCTGTCAGACACCGAGTTAAATGCTTGGAAAAAGGTTTCAGAAAACATGTATTTTCCTCATTCAGAAAAACATAATGTTTATCTTCAACAAGACGGATTTTTAGATAAAGAACTAATTACAGTTAATAATTTAGATAAATCAGAACGCCCAATAAACCAAAAATGGAGTTGGGACAGAATTTTACGTTCACCATATATAAAACAAGCTGATGTATTACAAGGATTCTACTTTTTTGAAGATCACTTTACAGATGAAGAGCTAGAGCGTCATTTCGATTTTTATGAACCTTTTACGGTGCATGAAAGCTCATTGTCACCTTGCGTACATAGTATTCAAGCTGCGAAATTAGATAGAATGGAACAAGCTTACACCTTCTACTTACGTACTTCTAGATTAGATATAGATGATTACAATCACGAAGTACATGAAGGTTTACACATTACATCAATGGCTGGAACTTGGATGAGTATTGTTGAAGGTTTTGGTGGTATGAGAGTTAAAAACAACACGCTTTCTTTCACTCCTAAAATTCCTAAACAATGGGATGCATATTCTTTTAAAGTTAATTTTAGAGGACAGATATTAAAAGTTAATGTTTCTCAAAACGATACCACATTCGAACTTAGTGGAAACACAGAATTACAAATACAAGTTAATAACAAGTCAGTTACCATTAAACCAAATAGCTTGGTAAAAGTTTAA
- the pgmB gene encoding beta-phosphoglucomutase, which yields MNKIGVIFDLDGVIVDTAKYHFLAWKNLADDLGFEFTETHNELLKGVSRVRSLEILLDIGKVNISEEKKQEYLISKNEDYLQYINKMGPEEILPGAEKLLDTLDTLGINYVLGSASKNAPLILKQVNLFHRFKGIVDGNSVSKAKPDPEVFLIGAKKLNLFPEQCIVFEDAIAGVEAANKANMTSIGIGDKETLSEADYNFNNLTEIPENFFENFLSDNN from the coding sequence ATGAATAAAATAGGAGTTATATTCGATTTAGACGGTGTCATAGTAGATACTGCTAAATATCATTTTCTAGCTTGGAAAAATCTTGCGGATGATTTAGGGTTTGAGTTTACCGAAACACATAATGAATTACTAAAAGGTGTAAGTAGAGTAAGGTCTTTAGAGATTTTACTTGATATAGGAAAAGTAAATATTTCAGAAGAAAAAAAGCAAGAATACCTAATTAGTAAAAATGAAGATTATCTGCAGTATATTAATAAAATGGGGCCTGAAGAAATACTACCAGGTGCTGAGAAATTACTTGATACTTTAGATACTTTAGGAATTAATTATGTTTTAGGTTCAGCAAGTAAAAATGCACCATTAATTTTAAAACAAGTTAATTTGTTTCACAGGTTTAAAGGTATTGTAGATGGAAATAGCGTATCTAAAGCAAAACCAGACCCTGAAGTGTTTTTAATAGGCGCTAAAAAACTAAATTTATTTCCAGAACAATGTATTGTTTTTGAAGATGCCATAGCAGGTGTTGAAGCTGCTAATAAAGCAAACATGACATCTATAGGTATTGGAGACAAAGAAACGCTTAGTGAAGCAGATTACAATTTTAATAACTTAACAGAAATACCCGAAAATTTCTTTGAAAATTTTCTTTCAGATAATAATTAG
- a CDS encoding MFS transporter, with translation MEKRRLSFWQIWNMSFGFLGIQMGFALQNANASRILQIFGADVHELSWFWIIAPLMGLIVQPIIGHYSDKTWGKFGRRKPYFLVGAILASIGLVLMPQADMFIAFLPALWVGAGMLMIMDASFNIAMEPFRALVGDNLRTDQRTLGFSVQTALIGFGAVIGSWLPYALTNWFGVSNETSQGIVPTNLILSFIIGAVILVVSILVTVLTTKEYSPEELESFEDEQAHAEAIVKDDKDEKSSLLDIFEDFKKMPVTMRQLSWVQFFSWFGLFGMWVFATPAIAQHIYGLPYTDSSSATYQNAGDWIGILFGVYNLVSAFYAFALPYIAKKIGRKKTHAVSLVIGGLGLLSIYIMPDKNWLILSMIGVGIAWASILAMPYAILAGSITPKKMGVYMGIFNFFIVIPQIINALIGGPLVKYAYGNHAIFALIMSGVSFLIAASLVFKVKDVDDVIQS, from the coding sequence ATGGAAAAGCGTAGATTAAGTTTCTGGCAAATCTGGAACATGAGTTTCGGGTTTCTTGGAATCCAAATGGGTTTTGCCCTTCAAAATGCCAACGCAAGTAGAATACTTCAAATTTTCGGAGCCGATGTTCACGAACTATCTTGGTTTTGGATTATTGCACCTTTAATGGGGTTGATTGTTCAACCAATAATAGGTCATTATAGTGATAAAACATGGGGTAAATTTGGTAGAAGAAAACCTTATTTTTTAGTAGGTGCAATTCTTGCATCAATAGGTTTAGTTCTAATGCCGCAAGCCGATATGTTTATCGCATTTCTACCTGCACTCTGGGTAGGAGCGGGAATGCTCATGATAATGGATGCTTCTTTTAACATTGCCATGGAACCTTTTCGTGCTTTGGTTGGAGATAATTTAAGAACAGACCAAAGAACTCTTGGGTTTAGCGTGCAAACAGCTTTAATAGGTTTTGGAGCAGTTATTGGCTCTTGGTTACCGTATGCTTTAACCAATTGGTTTGGTGTATCTAATGAGACATCTCAAGGAATTGTACCAACAAATTTAATTCTATCATTTATTATTGGAGCAGTAATATTAGTTGTTTCAATTTTAGTAACTGTTTTAACTACTAAAGAATATTCGCCCGAAGAATTAGAAAGTTTTGAAGATGAACAAGCACATGCTGAAGCCATAGTTAAAGATGATAAAGATGAAAAATCTAGCTTGTTAGATATTTTTGAAGACTTCAAAAAAATGCCAGTAACAATGCGTCAATTAAGCTGGGTTCAGTTTTTTTCTTGGTTTGGTCTTTTTGGTATGTGGGTATTTGCTACCCCAGCTATTGCACAACATATTTATGGATTGCCTTATACAGATAGTAGTAGTGCAACTTATCAAAATGCAGGTGATTGGATAGGAATTCTTTTTGGAGTTTATAACTTAGTATCTGCCTTTTACGCTTTTGCTTTGCCTTACATTGCAAAAAAAATAGGAAGAAAAAAAACGCATGCAGTCTCATTAGTTATAGGTGGCTTAGGTTTACTTTCTATTTACATAATGCCAGATAAAAACTGGCTTATTTTATCAATGATAGGAGTAGGTATTGCTTGGGCAAGTATTTTGGCTATGCCTTACGCTATTTTAGCGGGGTCTATTACGCCAAAAAAAATGGGGGTTTATATGGGGATTTTCAATTTCTTTATAGTAATCCCTCAAATTATTAATGCCTTAATTGGCGGTCCACTTGTAAAATATGCTTATGGTAATCATGCCATATTCGCTTTGATAATGAGTGGTGTAAGTTTTTTAATTGCAGCATCTTTAGTGTTTAAAGTAAAAGATGTTGATGATGTAATACAATCATAA
- a CDS encoding LacI family DNA-binding transcriptional regulator: MKRKITLKQIARELDVSISTVSKALSGSKEISEDTTQKIQAFAKLYNYRPNNIALSLKNRKTKTIGILIPEIVHHFFSTVILGIELVANKRGYNVIVGLSNESFTKEIINMEMLANGSIDGFILSISKETLLKQDYHHFNATINQGMPIVMFDRVVNDVNCDKVIVDDYKGSVKAVNKLIEKGCKNIALITTMDYVSVGRLRTQGYLEALQESKRAADSNLILKIDEELNVEGHLDILENEIEQFFKSNNKIDGVFAVNELYAVTAMKVARKLGLKIPKDIQVIGFTDGVLSKHATPSLTTVSQHGQKIGEQAADLLIDRLESEEDENAEYIEEEDRIDNFKTIVIETEIIERESTK, encoded by the coding sequence ATGAAACGAAAAATCACCCTAAAACAAATAGCTAGAGAATTAGATGTCTCAATTTCAACAGTTTCTAAAGCGTTAAGTGGAAGTAAAGAAATTAGTGAAGATACTACACAAAAAATACAGGCTTTTGCAAAACTGTATAATTACAGGCCAAATAATATTGCTTTAAGTTTAAAAAATCGAAAAACTAAAACTATAGGTATACTAATTCCTGAGATTGTACATCACTTTTTTTCTACAGTCATTTTGGGTATAGAATTAGTTGCAAACAAAAGAGGATATAATGTTATTGTTGGACTTTCTAATGAGTCGTTTACAAAAGAAATTATAAACATGGAGATGCTTGCAAATGGTAGTATAGATGGGTTTATTCTATCTATTTCTAAAGAAACTTTGCTAAAGCAGGATTACCACCATTTTAATGCAACCATAAATCAAGGTATGCCTATTGTTATGTTTGACAGGGTTGTAAACGATGTTAATTGCGACAAGGTTATTGTTGATGATTATAAAGGCTCTGTTAAAGCTGTAAACAAACTAATTGAAAAAGGCTGTAAAAATATAGCTTTAATAACCACAATGGACTACGTAAGTGTAGGTAGATTAAGAACTCAAGGATATTTAGAAGCCTTACAGGAAAGTAAGAGAGCAGCCGATTCTAATTTAATTTTAAAGATTGACGAAGAGTTGAATGTTGAAGGACATTTAGATATTTTAGAAAATGAAATTGAACAATTTTTTAAATCGAATAATAAAATTGATGGTGTTTTTGCAGTTAACGAATTGTATGCTGTTACAGCTATGAAAGTAGCCAGAAAATTGGGTTTAAAAATACCTAAAGATATCCAAGTCATCGGTTTTACAGATGGTGTACTTTCAAAACATGCTACACCTAGTTTAACAACTGTTAGTCAGCATGGACAAAAAATAGGAGAACAAGCCGCAGATTTACTCATAGATAGGTTAGAGTCTGAAGAAGATGAAAATGCAGAATATATAGAAGAGGAAGATCGTATCGATAATTTTAAAACTATAGTTATAGAAACTGAGATTATTGAAAGAGAGTCAACCAAATAG
- a CDS encoding TonB-dependent receptor: MKTIIHSLLFLLFFAPALTFGQTTLRGTVTEQSTSIPLPGVNVVIKGTTTGTSTDFDGNYQIEVNNGDVLVFTYLGFQAQEITYNGQANLNVQLSEDAAQLDEIVVIGYGSVKKEDATGSVDVVSSKDFNRGAIVSTDQLLNGKAAGVRITSAGGSPDSAPNIRIRGGASLNAQNNPLIVIDGVPIGNDSPAGVSNPLSLVNPNDVESFSILKDASATAIYGSRASNGVIIITTKRGTSGDVKFNFSSDVSVSNPGEGLDIMTSDEYVRFIQEYHPTLVDRLGVDVGSVSTNETVSQVINGRAIYDTDWRDAVFRTAISSNTNFSARANLFEKIPFRGSVGYTNSQGVVKTDDYERVTASFKLTPTLLDDNLKLDVNAKGIFADKNAIDTGSVLYGALVFDPTKPVFNNSADNVFGGYYTNTNGLLLDGQYNPLALLKQRQRPERVFRFLGNAQLDYKMPFLPELKAVVNVGLDASRSKIKESFSDNSLATYRPLETQNTFVFNPGVNYRESQHITNTTFDAYTQYAKEFDNGIVNKFDVQVGYSYQNFKNDGNQDRFRYNNETGLREQILDNTANPNFRYYNVLNLQSFFGRANIDISEKYLLTVSFRADASSLFTEDNRWGYFPAAALAWKVKQESFLKDVEFVNDFKVRLGWGKTGQQDITGVVGYYPSIPLFAAGDSNSQYLPGSSLYSALPFNPNLTWEKTTTYNLGVDFDFFKNNFISGSFDIYKRETTDLLANVPVPPGQAFSSTFVDNVGETEGEGFELNLNINAIQTEDFSFSINSNISYNNTEVSDLNNLPSIPAGGNLRGTGVFLKRHAVGEQAGSAFVLKQVYDVNGNPIPNAFVDLNGDNNITDADRYYEQIAPNWTYGFGLNFNYKNWDLSSSFRGQIGGNVYNFNKLNFGFTDSATPNNNTSITNVLNFYDGAADPVFENVNGNIQFSDYFLEDATFLRCDNIALGHRFDNMIKNATIRFYGAVTNPFIITDYSGQDPENFDGIDGNFYPRPTVYTFGINLDF; this comes from the coding sequence ATGAAAACAATTATTCACAGTTTACTGTTTTTATTGTTTTTTGCCCCAGCACTTACGTTCGGACAAACAACACTTAGAGGAACAGTAACCGAACAATCAACTTCAATACCACTTCCAGGTGTTAATGTCGTCATTAAAGGTACAACAACAGGTACTTCTACAGATTTTGATGGAAACTATCAGATCGAAGTCAATAATGGAGATGTTCTTGTATTTACTTACCTTGGCTTTCAAGCTCAGGAAATAACCTATAATGGTCAAGCTAATTTAAATGTTCAGTTATCGGAAGATGCTGCACAATTAGATGAAATCGTTGTAATTGGTTATGGTAGCGTAAAAAAAGAAGATGCTACAGGATCGGTTGATGTAGTTTCGTCAAAAGACTTTAACAGAGGTGCAATTGTGTCTACAGATCAATTACTTAATGGTAAAGCTGCTGGTGTTAGAATTACTAGCGCAGGTGGATCGCCAGATTCTGCACCAAATATTAGAATTCGTGGTGGTGCTTCATTAAATGCACAAAACAATCCATTAATTGTTATAGATGGTGTTCCAATCGGTAATGATAGTCCAGCAGGTGTTAGTAACCCTTTATCATTAGTAAATCCAAATGATGTAGAAAGCTTTTCTATATTAAAAGATGCCTCTGCAACAGCAATTTATGGGTCAAGAGCCTCAAATGGTGTAATTATCATTACAACAAAAAGAGGTACATCAGGAGATGTTAAATTTAATTTTTCTTCAGATGTTTCTGTTAGTAATCCTGGAGAAGGATTAGACATCATGACCAGTGATGAGTATGTAAGATTTATTCAAGAATATCATCCAACGCTAGTTGACAGACTAGGTGTAGATGTTGGTTCAGTTAGTACTAATGAAACAGTCTCTCAAGTTATAAACGGTAGAGCAATATATGATACTGACTGGAGAGATGCTGTATTTAGAACAGCTATTTCTTCTAATACAAATTTTAGCGCCAGAGCTAATCTTTTTGAGAAAATACCTTTTAGAGGTTCTGTTGGTTACACAAATAGTCAAGGTGTTGTAAAAACTGATGATTATGAAAGAGTAACTGCTTCATTTAAATTAACACCAACATTACTAGATGACAATTTAAAACTAGATGTAAATGCTAAAGGTATTTTTGCAGATAAAAATGCCATTGATACAGGAAGTGTTTTATACGGTGCATTAGTATTCGATCCTACAAAACCTGTTTTTAATAATTCTGCTGACAATGTTTTTGGTGGTTATTACACGAATACAAATGGTTTATTATTAGATGGTCAATACAATCCTTTAGCGTTGCTTAAACAAAGACAAAGACCAGAACGCGTATTTAGATTTTTAGGTAATGCGCAACTAGATTATAAAATGCCTTTTTTGCCTGAATTAAAAGCCGTTGTAAATGTAGGTTTAGATGCGTCTAGATCAAAAATTAAAGAATCATTTTCAGATAATTCTCTTGCAACATACAGACCTTTAGAAACTCAAAATACATTTGTTTTTAACCCAGGTGTAAATTACAGAGAAAGTCAACATATCACAAATACTACTTTTGATGCTTACACACAGTATGCTAAAGAATTCGATAATGGTATTGTTAACAAATTTGATGTACAAGTTGGGTACTCTTATCAAAATTTTAAAAATGATGGAAATCAAGACCGTTTTCGTTATAATAATGAAACAGGCTTAAGAGAGCAAATACTAGATAACACTGCAAATCCAAATTTTAGATACTATAATGTGTTAAACTTACAATCTTTCTTTGGAAGAGCTAATATTGATATTTCTGAAAAATATTTATTAACGGTGTCTTTTAGAGCAGATGCATCTTCATTATTTACTGAAGATAATAGATGGGGTTATTTCCCTGCAGCTGCATTAGCTTGGAAAGTTAAGCAAGAGTCTTTTCTTAAAGATGTAGAGTTTGTAAATGATTTTAAAGTTAGACTTGGTTGGGGTAAAACAGGCCAACAGGATATTACTGGTGTTGTAGGTTATTATCCTTCAATTCCATTATTTGCTGCTGGTGATAGTAATAGCCAATATTTACCAGGTTCTTCTCTATATTCAGCTTTACCTTTTAATCCTAATTTAACTTGGGAAAAAACTACAACTTATAACCTTGGTGTAGATTTTGATTTCTTTAAAAACAATTTTATATCAGGATCATTTGATATTTATAAAAGAGAAACTACAGATTTACTAGCTAATGTACCTGTTCCTCCTGGTCAAGCTTTCTCTAGCACATTTGTTGATAATGTAGGAGAAACAGAAGGTGAAGGTTTTGAGTTAAATCTTAACATAAATGCTATTCAAACTGAAGATTTTTCATTTAGTATAAACTCAAATATATCTTATAACAATACTGAAGTATCAGATTTAAATAATTTACCAAGCATTCCTGCTGGTGGAAACCTTCGTGGAACAGGTGTGTTTTTAAAGAGACATGCTGTAGGCGAACAAGCTGGAAGTGCATTTGTATTAAAACAAGTATATGATGTTAATGGTAACCCTATCCCAAATGCATTTGTTGATTTAAATGGAGATAATAACATTACCGATGCAGATCGTTATTATGAGCAAATAGCACCAAATTGGACTTACGGATTTGGTTTAAATTTCAATTACAAAAACTGGGATTTATCTTCTAGTTTTAGAGGTCAAATAGGAGGAAACGTATATAACTTTAATAAACTAAACTTTGGTTTTACTGATAGTGCAACGCCTAATAATAACACTAGTATTACTAATGTTCTTAATTTTTACGATGGAGCTGCAGATCCTGTTTTTGAAAATGTTAACGGGAACATTCAGTTTTCTGATTATTTCTTAGAAGATGCCACTTTTTTAAGATGCGATAACATAGCACTTGGTCATAGATTTGATAATATGATTAAAAATGCAACCATTAGATTTTATGGAGCAGTAACCAATCCTTTTATTATAACTGATTACAGTGGGCAAGATCCTGAAAATTTCGATGGAATTGATGGTAATTTTTACCCAAGACCAACAGTATATACGTTTGGTATAAACTTAGACTTTTAA
- a CDS encoding RagB/SusD family nutrient uptake outer membrane protein: protein MKKVILIFIGFTMLGIVSCTDDLNTEPKVQLTLDNLLQDDPEAIDGIVSRLYASFALSGPNGPGSSDISDDAGESPFLRGIVNLQDFSADGMKNRWGDDGLDQLTTTSNWDSNNKFFRYLYNRIYYTIPQCNNLIQVLNASDIADAQLARSEARFLRSLAYFYLIDAFGKGVLATEENLGESNPLPEATREELFNYVEAELLEIEADMPTTSDYGRANKYVVDMLLAKLYLNAEVYIGTPKYSEALTYVSKVINEGGYQLATNFGSNFTGDNDASSEIIYPLIADPINSQSYGNTTYIVNGNLSPDTMPIADFGASAGWQGHRATEAWYGLFGNLETSTDVRSTLFWTEGHNYEMTDYKEWTDGYPSIKFRNNDFGATSTATEFSGTDFPLYRLSDAYLMYAECVVRGASGGSMSLAVEYVNNVRTRSNASTISEGDLTLVFLIDERARELNLEGHRRTDLIRFGKFTGGSYLWPWKGNTPNGTSIPEHYKLFPIPQQAIGANPNLQQNPGY from the coding sequence ATGAAAAAAGTAATATTAATATTTATAGGATTTACAATGTTAGGCATTGTATCCTGTACAGACGACCTTAATACTGAGCCTAAAGTACAGCTAACTTTAGACAATTTATTGCAAGACGATCCTGAAGCTATTGATGGTATTGTTTCTAGACTATATGCTTCTTTTGCATTATCTGGACCAAATGGACCTGGAAGCTCAGATATTAGTGATGATGCAGGTGAATCTCCATTTTTAAGAGGTATTGTAAATTTACAAGATTTCTCGGCAGATGGAATGAAAAACCGCTGGGGAGATGATGGTTTAGATCAATTAACAACAACATCTAACTGGGATAGTAATAATAAATTCTTCAGATATTTATATAACAGAATTTATTACACTATACCACAATGTAATAACTTAATACAAGTATTAAATGCTTCAGATATTGCTGATGCTCAATTAGCAAGGTCAGAAGCTAGGTTCTTAAGATCTTTAGCTTATTTCTATCTAATTGATGCATTTGGAAAAGGTGTATTAGCAACTGAAGAAAATTTAGGGGAAAGTAATCCGCTTCCAGAAGCTACTAGAGAAGAGTTGTTTAATTACGTTGAAGCAGAACTTTTAGAAATTGAAGCCGATATGCCTACTACCAGCGATTACGGTAGAGCCAATAAGTATGTAGTTGATATGCTTTTAGCTAAACTATACTTAAACGCTGAAGTCTATATTGGAACTCCAAAATACAGTGAAGCCTTAACTTATGTTAGTAAGGTTATCAATGAAGGTGGTTACCAATTGGCAACTAACTTTGGTAGTAATTTTACTGGAGACAATGACGCTTCGTCAGAAATAATCTATCCGTTAATAGCAGATCCTATTAATAGTCAAAGTTATGGAAACACAACTTATATTGTTAACGGAAATTTAAGTCCAGATACAATGCCTATTGCCGATTTTGGTGCATCAGCAGGATGGCAAGGTCATAGAGCAACAGAAGCTTGGTACGGTTTATTTGGGAATTTAGAAACTTCTACTGATGTAAGATCAACATTATTTTGGACAGAAGGTCACAACTATGAAATGACCGATTATAAAGAATGGACAGATGGATATCCTTCAATAAAATTCAGAAATAATGATTTTGGTGCAACCTCTACAGCGACAGAATTTTCTGGTACAGATTTTCCTTTATATAGATTATCTGATGCTTATTTAATGTATGCAGAATGTGTTGTTAGAGGCGCTTCTGGTGGAAGTATGAGTTTAGCAGTTGAGTATGTAAATAATGTTAGAACACGTTCAAATGCAAGCACTATTTCTGAGGGTGATTTAACTTTAGTTTTTTTAATTGATGAACGCGCAAGAGAGTTAAATTTAGAGGGTCACAGACGAACAGATTTAATTCGATTTGGGAAATTTACAGGAGGTTCTTATTTATGGCCATGGAAAGGAAACACACCTAATGGAACTTCTATTCCAGAACATTATAAACTTTTTCCAATTCCACAACAAGCTATAGGAGCAAATCCTAATTTACAACAAAACCCTGGTTACTAA